The proteins below come from a single Necator americanus strain Aroian chromosome V, whole genome shotgun sequence genomic window:
- a CDS encoding hypothetical protein (NECATOR_CHRV.G18314.T1), translating to MRLAPKLKTMAAQPLRVIRIMATYLVRPPRTERPHKSHNKRHALRNNNCRTPQLEPYSGATQEKKTLLSKEDFTVHSKQPEDLLIEFLLR from the coding sequence ATGAGATTAGCTCCTAAACTCAAGACGATGGCCGCGCAACCATTACGCGTAATTCGCATAATGGCCACATACTTAGTCCGTCCGCCACGCACTGAGCGACCACATAAGTCGCACAACAAACGGCACGCACTCCGGAATAACAACTGCAGAACACCTCAACTGGAACCTTACAGTGGAGCTACACAGGAGAAGAAGACTTTACTTTCGAAGGAAGATTTCACAGTACATTCAAAGCAGCCAGAAGACCTACTCATCGAATTCCTCCTgcgatga